One genomic window of Flavobacteriales bacterium includes the following:
- a CDS encoding sugar kinase yields the protein MSLVNVGTVAFDAIETPFGKTDKIVGGASTYISLAASYFYSPVKLISVIGDDFDMDMVAKLESRGVATEGLQIKEGEKSFFWSGRYHYDLNTRDTLVTELNVLEHFEPELPASYQDCEYLMLGNLAPAVQMSVVQQLSNRPRLVVLDTMNFWMDIAMDELKEVIKKCDVLSINDEEARQFTQEHSLVKAARQILDLGVKYLIIKKGEHGALLFGGDEMFFAPALPLEDVVDPTGAGDTFAGGMLGYLASQGDIGFDSMRRAVIAGSAMASFTVEKFGVQRLLELDKEMIDKRISEFQELVRFEF from the coding sequence ATGAGCTTAGTCAATGTAGGTACGGTCGCCTTCGATGCCATTGAAACACCGTTTGGAAAGACCGACAAGATAGTCGGTGGGGCATCGACTTATATCAGCCTCGCGGCCAGCTACTTCTACAGTCCCGTGAAACTGATCTCAGTGATCGGTGACGATTTCGATATGGACATGGTCGCCAAGCTTGAAAGCAGAGGTGTTGCTACCGAAGGTCTGCAGATCAAAGAGGGGGAGAAATCCTTCTTCTGGTCGGGCCGCTATCACTATGACCTAAATACCCGTGATACGTTGGTCACTGAGCTCAATGTGCTAGAACACTTCGAGCCCGAGTTACCTGCTTCTTATCAGGATTGTGAATATCTGATGCTCGGAAATCTAGCTCCAGCCGTGCAGATGAGTGTCGTCCAACAACTCAGCAATCGGCCAAGATTGGTGGTACTCGATACCATGAATTTCTGGATGGATATTGCGATGGACGAGTTGAAGGAGGTCATCAAGAAATGTGATGTGCTCAGCATCAACGATGAGGAAGCCCGGCAGTTCACGCAGGAGCATTCTTTAGTCAAAGCTGCAAGACAGATACTGGATCTCGGAGTGAAATACCTGATCATCAAGAAAGGCGAGCATGGTGCACTGCTCTTCGGTGGTGATGAGATGTTCTTTGCACCTGCTCTCCCCTTGGAAGATGTGGTGGACCCTACAGGTGCTGGAGACACCTTTGCCGGTGGCATGCTCGGTTATCTTGCCTCTCAAGGGGATATCGGCTTCGATAGCATGCGCAGGGCGGTGATCGCAGGATCGGCCATGGCGAGTTTCACTGTTGAGAAATTCGGTGTGCAACGCCTGTTGGAATTGGACAAGGAGATGATCGATAAGCGCATCTCCGAATTCCAGGAATTGGTGCGCTTCGAATTCTGA
- a CDS encoding MBL fold metallo-hydrolase: MKIISLTFNPFAENTLLMVGQKGSCIIIDPGMMDAQEMDHLEHTIQNEGATPLRLLLTHCHIDHVLGIKAVYDRYGLEPECHAEGLPLLEACPQIAKMYAIPYTEGPMPTNYLADSGTLELDGEEVEWRYVPGHAPGHVVFIHHPSKQVIGGDTLFQSSIGRTDLPGGDHELLLRKIREELFSLDDEYVVWPGHGPRTTIGVEKRSNPFLR; the protein is encoded by the coding sequence ATGAAGATCATATCCCTCACCTTCAACCCTTTTGCAGAGAATACCCTACTCATGGTCGGGCAGAAGGGCAGTTGTATCATCATCGACCCGGGTATGATGGATGCACAAGAAATGGACCATCTTGAGCATACTATTCAGAACGAAGGAGCTACACCTCTCCGATTGCTTCTCACCCACTGTCATATAGACCATGTGCTGGGAATCAAAGCTGTATATGATCGCTACGGTCTAGAACCGGAGTGTCATGCAGAAGGGCTACCTCTGCTGGAAGCCTGTCCGCAGATTGCAAAGATGTATGCCATCCCATACACTGAAGGGCCTATGCCCACAAACTACCTGGCTGATTCCGGAACCTTGGAACTGGATGGTGAAGAGGTGGAGTGGAGATATGTGCCCGGGCATGCACCAGGTCATGTGGTCTTCATTCATCACCCTAGCAAACAAGTCATAGGTGGAGACACCCTTTTCCAAAGCAGCATTGGTCGTACCGATCTGCCTGGAGGTGATCATGAGCTTCTCTTGCGCAAGATCAGAGAAGAACTCTTCTCACTGGATGATGAGTATGTGGTCTGGCCCGGTCACGGACCTCGAACGACCATAGGCGTGGAGAAACGGAGCAATCCTTTTCTCCGCTGA